The following is a genomic window from Neoarius graeffei isolate fNeoGra1 chromosome 16, fNeoGra1.pri, whole genome shotgun sequence.
AGGGGTCTCACTTTTCTTCCAAAATTGTAAAATTAGTTTCTTAGCTATAATTAACATGTATGATAACAATTTTTGCTGGAATTCTGGGAGTGAATTAAACTTATCTGATACTCCTAGCACCACCAAAATTGGATCTGGCTCCAGTGAGATCTCTAGCATATCTGATATTGATTTAAATATCTGGACCCAGAATGGTAACAGCTTAGGGCAAAAAAAGTAACTGTGAAGCAAAGAGGCTTCATCCGCCATACATCTATCACACAGTGGGGAAATTTCTGAGAATATcctgtgtagttttttttttgagaggtGCAGTCTATGGATTATCTTGAACTGAATCAAACAGTGTCTTGAGTTAGCTGAGCATTTATGTATGTTTTCCAAAGCATCATCCCAGAGTTCCTCACTTATTCCCTCCCCAAATTCTTGTTCCCAGAGAGTTTTAATCCCCTGTGTAGATGGTACAGACCTGCTTAATAATGCAGAATAAAGTGTAGAAATGAGATGTCCAGCTCTGCCTCGAAATATAAACAACACATCCAAAGTTGTGGGTTCTACACCATCTAATTTAGATACATGTTTCTTCACATAGTCTCTTACTTGTAGGtatctaaaaaaaattatttttatgtagACCATAATGATTTTGAAGTTGACTGAAAGAGGCAAAATTTTTATCTATGAAAAGGTTTCCAATGTTCAgaatacctacagtggtgcttgaaagtttgtgaaccctttagaattttctatatttctgcataaatatgacccaaaacatcctcagattttcatacaagtcctaaaagtagataaagagaacccagttaaacaaattagacaaaaatatgatacttggtcatttatttattgaggaaaatgatccaatattacatatctgtgactggcaaaagtatgtgaacctctaggattagcagttaatttgaaggtgaaattagagtccggtgttttcaatcaattggatgacaaatcaggtgtgagtgggcaccctgttttatttaaagaacagggatctatcaaagtctgatcttcacaacacatgtttgtgcaagtgtatcatggcatgaacaaaggagatttctgaggacctcagaaaaagcgttgttgatgctcatcgggctgtaaaaggttacaaaaccatctctaaagagtttggactccaccaatccacagtcagacagattgtgtacaaatggaggaaattcaagaccattgttaccctccccaggagtggtcgaccaacaaagatcactccaagagcaaggcgtgtaatagttggcgaggtcacaaaggaccccagggtaacttctaagcaactgaaggcctctctcacattgactaatgttaatgttcatgagtccaccatcaggagaacactgaacaacaatggtgtgcatgacagggttgcaaggagaaagccactgctctccaaaaaaacttgctgcttgtctgcagtttgctaaagatcacatggacaaaccagaaggctattggaaaaatgttttgtggatggctgagcccaaaattgaacaatttggtttaaatgaaaagcgttaagtttggagaaaggaaaacactgcattccagcataacaaccttatcccatctgtgaaacatggtggtggtagtatcatgttttgggcctgttttgctgcatctgggccaggacggcttgccatcattgatggagcaatgaattctgaattataccagggaattctaaaggaaaatgtcaggacatctgtccacgaactgaatttcaagagaaggtgggtcatgcagcaagacaacgaccctaagcacacaagtcgttctaccaaagaatggttaaagaagaataaagctcatgttttggaatggccaagtcaaactcctgaccttaatccaatcaaaatgttgtggaaggacctgaagtgagcagttcatgtgaggaaacccatcaacatcccagagttgaagctgttctgtatggaggaatgggctaaaattcctccaagccggtgtgccggactgatcaacagacactggaaacatttagttgcagttattgctgcacaagggggttacaccagatactgaaagcaaaggttcacatacttttgccactcacagatatgtaatattggatcattttcctcaataaataaatgaccaagtataatatttttgtctcatttgtttaactgggttctctttatctacttttaggacttgtgtgaaaatctgaggatgttttttgccatatttttgcagaaatatagaaaattctaaagggttcacaaacttttaagcaccactgtagctctctCCATTGTGAGAAGGCAGAGTCCATACAGGATGGGGGAAAAGATGGGTTTTTAGCTATAGGTAAAGAGAAGGACAGAGATTTAGCATTGAACCTTGACTTAATCTGCTCCCATATGCGAATGCCATTGTAGATTATACAGTTATGATTATAGCAAGACTTCTGAATTTTTGTTGGCGCTAATACCAATGTGCCAATATCATAAGGAGCACAGTCTGCTCTTTCCATTACAATCCAGGTTGGATCTGTAAAAGTGTGATCCAACCACATTATCATAATCCGGAAAGCACAGGCCTGGTAACATGTAAAGAAATCAGGGAGGCCCATCCCACCATCTGTCTTAGATCTGCAAAGATGTGTTCTTTTTATTCTAGGTGTCTTGTAATCCCACAAAAATGGAGTTATAAGTGCATCGAGCTGTTTAAAGACTTTCTTAGGGaggaaaattgggatattttgaaaGAGATATAAAATTTGAGGGAGAAAGACCATTTTTATCGCATTAATTCTTCCTGCTAGTGAAAGAGGAAGTGATTTCCAAAATTCAATGTTATTCTGCAGCTTAGATATTAATGGAGGGAAATTGCACTTGTACAGTGATTGAAAGTCCTTGGTGATTCTGATACCTAAATATGTGAATTCTTGCAGTGATATTTTAAAAGGGAACCCCTGTAAGGCTGAAAGATCATGTATTTTTACCGGCATTAATTCACTTTTCGACCAATTGATCCTGTAACCAGAGAAACTTCCAAAATGAGATATCAGATCTAGTATAATTGGTATTGAAGACAAAGGTTTAGTCACATACAATAATATATCATCTGCATAAAGGGAAATCTTATTTAATGTGTTATTGACGTTGTATCCATGTATGCGGGCCTCAGACCTGATTCTTTGTGCCAAAGGTTCAATGGCCAGGGCAAAGAGTAAAGGTGATAAGGCACAACCTTGCCTAGTACCTCTGTGTAATAGAAAAGGTGGAGAAAGAATGCCATTAGTTAAAATTCTGGCACTAGGTCTGTCATATAAAACCATCAACCActttttaaaaccattgccaaTGTTATATCTTTCTAGCACAGAAAATAGATAAGGCCACAATAATTGATCAAATGCTTTCTGTGCATCTAATGACAGAATAACTAAGTCAGGAGAATTCTTTTTCTGGGAGTAAATTATGTTAAAGAGGCATCTGAGATTAAAAAAGGAGTGTCTTTTTGGTATAAAACCTGTCTGATCAGGATGAACAAGTTTACTAATTAAAGAATTAAGTCTGAGAGACAGGGCTTTAGCTAGTATCTTTTGGTCAGATGTCAAAAGTGAGATGGGTCTATAGTTGCTCACTTCCATTGGGTCCTTCCCTTTTTTGGGTAATACTGTTATTATGGCCTCATTCAGTGAGGGAGGTAGAGTGCCATCTTTTTTTGCTTGTGTATACATGCTTAGGAGGTAAGGGGAGATAAGATCACTAAATTGTTTATAAAACTCGTTTGGAAACCCATCGGGCCCTGGAGTCTTACTATTTTTCAATAATTTAATTGTCCTGTATTTCTGAAATGGAAAGGTCTGCATTAAGGAAATCCTGGTCTTGTTGTTCTAAAGCGGGAAGGTCACAGCTGTCCAAGAATTTGTCTATAATAGAACAATCTACTGCTGTACTAGAAGAGTATAACTCCTCATAAAAATTTTGAAACCTTTGATTAATATCTTTGTAAGAAACCAATATATCTCCCTGTTCTGATTTCACTTGAGTTATCGTTCGATCACTCTCCATCTTCCTAAGTTGTCTAGCAAGCAATTTATGAGGCTTTTCCCCAAATTCAAAATACTTTTGTTGTGTGAACAAAAAGGCCCTGGTTATACAGTCTGAGAGTATCTGATTGTATCTGTACCGCAGTGAAAGTATTTTCTTGTATGTGTCATTGGAAGGGTGTATAGCATTTTCTCTGTCCATTTGGTTAATTTGTTTTTCAAGCTCAACCAGTTCAGTccgtctctttctctttctttcagcCAGAAAAGATATTATGCATCCTCTAACATAAGCCTTTAGTGTTTCCCACAATATAGATGGGGATgtttcaggtaaatcattcatttCAAGAAAGAAAGTAATTTGTGACCCAATATATGCACAAAACTCAGGCTCCTTCAAAAGTTGTGGGTCAAGTCGCCACATCTTATCATGCTTAGGTAGGTCATTAAGCTTTAAAGAAAGTGAGACGGGAGCATGATCTGAAATAATTATATCATGATATGTAACCTTATCTATTAGTGATATTAATTTAGAGTCTGCCAGGCAATAATCAATTCGTGTATACACATTGTGAACATTAGAGTGGAAAGAATAAGCCCTCTCTTGTGGATGAAAGATTTGCCATACATCAAAAATATTTGAATTTCTCAAAAATTCTTTTAGAAATATGCTTGATTTTGAAGATGGTGCTCTACGACTTGATGAGCGATCCAAATATGGGTCTAGAACCAAATTCAGGTCACCTGCTATAAGCAGATTAGTATGAGAAACATCAGGAATCTGAGAAAAAACATGTCTAAAAAAAGAAGGTGAGTCAAAGTTGGGTCCGTAAATATTAACCAGAGTGATTGGGAGTGAGTATAATTCACCTACTAATATAAGAAACCTACCATCTCTATCAGCAATAGTGGTTTTGTGGGTGAATGGAGTACCTTTTCTAAATAAAATGGCTACACCTCTAGCTCTTACTGCGCATGTCGCATGATACATTTGGCCAATCCATCTACATCGTAATTTAATATATCCCTTCCTATTCAGATGAGTTTCTTGCAAAAATATTATGTCACTGGATAGTGTTTTTAGATGTGCTAGAATTTTGCCCCTTTTTACTGGCTGATTCAGACCTTTAACATTTCAGGTAACTACAGTAATTAGTCTCCCCTTCCCCAGTTGTGTCACATTATCTTGTGAAATTCTAACACAAAGATTAACATTTTCAGCCTCATCAACAAAATCAAAGTGTCCATTTCTTTTTTAAGGAAGACCCTATCCCTCCCACCCCATAAACTCAGTGTCTGGCCTATACTAAAGAACCCCTCATAGTAAGGCGCGACCCCTCTAGGGAAGTTACAtatagaaaaaagaaaaaaacatttaagtAATAAACACAATATACCCAACAAATACCTCCCTAACCTAACACTTCTTAGTAAGAAGTAAAATAGCTCCACAACTAAATATGATGTTTTCTAACCATACAGTAAACATTAGTAGCCTAGTCTACACAAGTAAATGCACCAACAAGTAGACACATAGTCACCACGTCATCAGAGAATGGGACGCCAGATCTAGACTGTCCCTTAATCTTCTGTCCCACCATCCGGGCTGTCCTGATCAGGCAACTGACTTTCTGTGGTCTTATTTCCGAAGTGGCGCTCGGCAAATTCACAGGCGGCCCTGGCATCCTTATATACAGTCTCCGTACCATTGAAAGTCACTCTCAGCTTCGCcgggtatagacccctttcacatgacgtcaccgcgccgcgagattttgttaggcgccatattggaagaccaagtacatgcactcacaatataaaacaaagtacgagcgagagtaaagtgacacgatggctgataatttgggtaatgtgagtacattaccagctgcagaaagggcacggtatgtggagaaactggctgtgattgatgggtttgacccatatgataagactcgcggcaagggagaatggaaacataaggaggactggacaccaattctgccatctgtttgttacccagacattgtaaactatttgttgtttacacccagtgcctacactcagtgttcgaactatgccgatattttcggggggtccctttttttcccttgggggtgtgtgtgcttgcgcttgtctcggagcgcggatctccaaacacatgagaagcctatcttacgcacatatcacgcggactccatacctccacacacgcatcgcgtctgaagtcataactcatcaggggaaattgtgtccacattggcatgttcaaaaaacaacctcgcgtcaacaatgataccacacgcaagaaaaaaaaaacagtcaggctactcaacaaccaacctggcagcagcgagcaagccccaaaccatcctaaattattattattattattattattattattattattattaaattgtagaagtctgggaggcttgctcctcatacagttatcaacttggggccaatttagcatgttttaaatctgaatttcttgcgtttgcttacctcaaagtgtccgcagatcatgcacagacttatccattatatccacagttttttgccaagtctcacacaggtttctttcaagtctactgttgggccaataaatcataaataaaacagctcagatttgtttgtttaagtcgtttgccactccactttattctcgtgggttcacataccgctgccgttatttccccctaatcacgagtttgttggtcttccaaaatggcgcagggtctgtttacttccggtttcgggtgacgtcagtgaaaggggtctatagcattCCATATCTAACTCCTGGTTGGTCCCGGAGAAGTTCCCTGGCTCTATTAAACGCAGCCCTGCGCCTCACCACATCAGGAGTAAAATCAGGAAAGATATGGATACTTTGTCCATTGAAAGAAAGCTCTCTCAAGTCGGCCGCTTGTTTAAGCACCTTTGTAACATCCCGGTAATAGTGAAGTCGTGCGATAAGTGCGCAGGGTGGCGGGTTTCCGCTGCTGGCATTCCTCCGCATGACTCTGTGTGCACGATCCACTAGCGGTTGATCTTCCAAAGACAGCGTGTCTTTCAGGAGCCCAGATACAAACGTTCCAGTATCCATGCCCTTTTCCGAACCTTCTTTCAACCCCACAATCCTCACATTGTGTCTCCTTGAACGTCCCTCCAAATCATCACATTTGTCTGTAAGACGGTCAACTTCTGTAcacagacgtttcacctctgactGGAGTTTGACGATAGCATCAGAACTGTGTGAGGCTGACTGCTCTCACTCCGCGATTGTTTCGCTATGTTGGACAGTGGAAGTCTGCAGGGTTGCTATATCAGCTTGAATCTCCATTTGGAAAGCAGACATTTCTCTCCTAATCGTAGAAGCCATCTCTGCGATTCGAGTGTCAATAGTCTGACATATTTCCATTTTTGTGGACTGGATATCAAAGCGTAATGACTGAATAGCTTCCAGGATTGTAGCATGGTTCATCGAGGTGGTGTTAGCTTGCTCGGCATCTGCATTAgctccctctttctttctgcctTGAGACTGTTTGCTTGTTTTCATTGTGGATCCCAATGAGTGAAAACGTCGTCTAGGGTATATTTAAGTATCACTTGTGCGAAATATTGTCGAAGATATCAGGTTATAATAACATTTTAATCAAACCATGTGAGAGCTATCGAGGGAAGCGACCTACCACGCCATGGCTCActcatgctgctggaatcttaatttccctgagggaaccctcccaaagggatcaataaagttttatgtaatctaatctaatctaatctaatctaatctaatctaatctaatctaatctaatctaatctaatctaatctaatctaatctaatctaatctaacaatggtgtgcatggcagggttgcaaggagaaagccactgctctccaaaaagaacattgctgctcatctgcagtttgctcaagatcatgtggacaagccagaaggctactggaaaaatgttttgtggctggatgagaccaaaatagaactttctggtttaaatgagaagtgttatgtttggagaaaggaaaacactgcattccagcataaccttatcccatctgtgaaacatggtgatagtagtatcatggtttgggcctgttttgctgcatctgggccaggatggcttgccatcattgatggaacaatgaattttgaattataccagtgaattctaaaggaaaatgtcaggacatctgtccttgaactgaatctcaagagaaggtgggtcatgcagcaagacaacgaccctaagcacacaaatcattctaccaaagaatggctaaagaagaataaattgaatgttttggaatggccaagtcaaagtcctgaccttaatccaatcaaaatgttgtggaaggacctgaagtgagcagttcatgtgaggaaacccaccaacatcccagagttgaagctgttctgtacggaggaatgggctaaaattcctccaagctggtgtgcaggactgatcaacagttaccgcaaatgtttagttgcagttattgctgcacaagggggtcacaccagatactgaaagcaaaggttcacatacttttgccactcacagatatgtaatattggatcattttcctcaataaataaatgacaagtataatattttgtctcatttgtttaactgggttctctttatctacttttaggacttgtgtgaaaatctgctgatgttttaggtcatatttatgcagaaatatagaaaattctaaagggctcacaaactttcaagcaccactgtagatgcttCCCAATGGTTATGTATCAAGATAACATGTGCGTGTATTCAGCAGATAAGAACTGTGTTGCTTTTTAATTGCATAGACTTTCTAAAACCTGCAACAAAAGAGCACCACTCAATTAAATGATATGTAGCATTTACCATATTGGGGGTGTATTCAAATCAAATACTCAACACACGGGATTTATTTGGCTGAGTCACAAATGTTTGTGACAAGCAAAGGAGGTCAAGAGAGATAGCACACTTATCATTGGGTGAGGTTGGCCTTTTCCAGGAATGCTTCTCCACAAGCACTGGGTTCAAGCTGCTGGCACTAGATGTACAGCCTGTATCACTCTTCATAACGAGATATATCCATCCAAGagtgttactactactactactactactactagtaatAATATATGATGATGTATCAAAAACAAATCACTAATACATAATAATGAGATTTATGAAAGCATGTGTACAAAagtgcttcattcattcattcattcattcattcattcagctaGCTAGCCTGCCTAAAGGGTATCTCAGCACTGCTTTCAACTGTATGCCTGTTGGTACCTATattagggaggtattaaattaagACCACAAATAAAGCAGACGAGATTGGTAGTTACTCTATCAGTATCAGAAATATATTTCTTAAAGTGAATGAAAGAAATGCAACAAGAAACTAGATCACAGGAGGATTAGGCAGGCAAAGCAACTTACTGGTTACTGACACGGCATTTTGAAATGACTGCTTCAAATCTGCAAATTAATGAACTAAAATCAAGCGAAGTTTGGGAGTAATAAACTGTATCTGCCAATCCTCATTCATGAAGATCTACTCTCTGGCAAAGTTTGCTGCCAACAATCGTATCACACAACTGATCCAGTCATACATAGTAGAGGAAAATGTGTTAGATTAGTTTGTGTGATATATCTCTATAGCAGTGGTGACCAAGGCTGAAGTGTAATTCTCAGCTGCAGCACCATCACTCTATAAGACTGCAGTGAATAAAAGCAGATGCTGTATTTTTGGTCATTTAGTCACTTGTTGTATAACATTTTAAAACAATGGTTTTCAGAAGAAaattctggattttttttaaatttaattataTTTACCTTTCTTTTTGATTTCTATTATTTGAATAGTCCCACTACTGATAAACTCTGCTATCATCTATATAACATGATGTATCATTGTCCCTTTTTTATTGTCCCAGTAACGTTATGCTTGTTCCTTTATAAAATTTTGTAACAGTTTAATTAGACAgtttttgtgtctcatttcttttgATGGCGTTCTTGGTCTTgagattttgtttttcttttgtttccactGGGCCAACAAATTTAAATGAAAAGAGCCACTGTATAAGGCCTAACTGAATTTAAATCTCCTCAAAAAGGATCTAAACTGACTAAAGGGTGCAGTCAGGGTGAGGGGGTGATAAAGCTGAGGGAGGGACTTAAAGTGCTCAGTCACTCCGTTTTCCTGGATGCTCAGTGCATATAAAAAGCGGTCACGCATCCAAAATGTGTCAAAACCTTTTGGCGAACTTCTGACAGCTAAGAAAATGAGCCTTAACGCAAAAGATAAAGCCGCAGTGAAAGCTTTCTTCAGTAAAGTCAGCGGCAACGTTGAGGAAATTGGCAACGAGGTCCTCTCCAGGTAGTAAACTTGTCTATTTTTGTGATTTACTcattcttttttttcttgaaacaaactGACATTTAAGACCAAAAGGACGGTTTTCTTTTGCCAGTTTGACTGTGTGCTACTTTGGCTATGCTACACACTATATAATCCATTATCATGTGCTATTTTGTAGGACTTTTGTTGTCTATCCTCAGACGAAGATTTACTTTTCCCACTGGAAGGACTTGAGCCCAGGCTCTGCCCAGGTGAGGAAGCATGGACTGACAGTGATGCAGGGAGTCCTCAGTGCTGTTGAAATGATTGACGACCTCAGAACAGGTCTGCTGAGCCTCAGCGAGCTGCATGCCTTCAGGCTGCGAGTGGACCCCTCCAATTTCAAGGTCTTTTTGGAGTCAACTTGTTTCAAAAAGATTTTAGAAGTTTGACTGTTTGCTTTCGTAACACTGAATTTTGACATTTGGCATCTTTAATGTGTTTTAGATCATCTCGCACAACATGCTCGTGGTCTTTGGCATGCTGTTTCCCAAAGACTTCACCCCTGAGGTCCACGTTTCGGTGGACAAGTTCCTCGCACAGGTCAGCCTGGCTCTCTCCGAGAAATACCGTTAAGGATGATGCTCCTCTGTCTGGATTCAGCTGAGAGTGTATTTGCCTTCAGTGTGTACTGAAAATAAAACGCACTCACTATAATGTTGGTGTCATTATTTGTAATATATAAACCTTTGTGTGTTGTGTCCAGACTAATCAAGACAAGGTAAATAAGCAAGCATAGtacattttgttgcatttttcttttatgttGTTGGTTTCTTCTCTTATGTGCATACAATCTCATATAAAATGTTTTATTGGAAATACTAGTGCTTGCaaagataaaaattaaaaataagtacAAAGAAAAAGATTAGAAAGTTTCAAAGCTATTAATGCAGACCCAGAGAGAGGTGGAGGTAATGAGAGAAAGATAGATTTTACTTTACTTAAAGTACTTTCCTTCATATAAAATATGATTAGTTAAGACAGAAAGATAATTTTAGTAGTTTTTCTTCAATGTCTAAAAAGTATAAAGTGTTGAAAAATGAAAATAACACAGCTTAAGTGTCATTTAAAAGACATGCAAACAAAAAAAGTttgaacaaactttctatattaagcaGTTCTTGAGGAATTATTCACAGAAAATCAGTCAGAAGAAAAAAACTGAATAATAAAAAGCCAAgtaagggcagcacagtggtgtagtggttagcacagcaagaaggttctgggttcaagcccagtggccaacaggggcttttctgtgtggagtttgcatgttctccccgtgtccgcgtgggtttcctccgggtgctccggtttcccccacagtccaaagacatgcaggttaggataattggtggctctaaattgaccgtaggtgtgagtgtgaatggttgtttgtctctattgccgcttttccactaccaacgcggctgagccgtgccgtgctgagtcgggctgagtcgagctgagcggggctgttggagttgcatttcgactacaaccgcgctgaaccgtgctggctggaagtgggtggacacattgggtggagttatcgaaagtgggtggacgtcaggtgatgtcgttaggcggcgcaaacagtgacatcagtgttcttttaagcagtagtctcacaacccggatagtaaacaataaacatggaggacatggagtcgttagtgttgctggtcttggtgctgtggcttgttgtcaccgacaacgccaacagatactggcaagagtgtatagatgaggcgaggcgcataacgcttcataattctcgtaattcgtaattctccttcttccaggtttgcggtgtttacagatcccagcgtgctcgcggggcgtgtgtgggcatgtgaggacactcctcctcaccaatcagtgcacaggggagtgtctcctcacgcccccagcctcactcggctcggtttggctcgcttcagccccactccaaaacggtgcgagttttgggtgctaagcagggctgaagcgagctgagtcgtgctgtttttagatagtcgaaacgcgagccgtgtcgggctgaagtgagctgaagcgagctgaaaaagggtagtggaaaagggccatatgtgtcagccctgcaatgatctggcaacttgtccagggtgtaccccacctctcacccatagtcagctgggataggctccagcttgcctgcgaccctgcacaggataagcagctacagataatggatggatggaaaaagccCCAGAAAGACAATAAAGTGCTTTATTTTTTTAAGCACTGTAATAAATGTATATGTGGTTATATCAACATGATCTCAGTGGTCACAGTAGGCTATTTTTGGGGGCCACTGCACCACACCACTCATGATGCATCATGATAAATTAGTCATAAATAAACAATATTGACAATTCATAATTTGTATATTCATGATTTGCTGTTCATACACTGCAACACGTCATCCATGATCGAAATACATCCAAGTGTCACTGAGGCAACATGAGGTTCTGGCTGCATTGCTGTTTTTTATAATGTTGGCTGTGTagtactgttaggacttggactgttttggcctctagaggccgctgttatttccttttcgtgtcttgtttattttggcctctagaggtcgccactgttcctgtgttttgtgtttttgttaattgcctgttagtcctaattatcttcacctgtgtccttaattagtttgtgtatttatacccctgagttcagtcctcttgtcacggagtctttgtgctgttatgtttatctccagtttcctttgtactgtgttttgtggatcttctgagcttttgcatttttgcctttttctttttgaattatactctttgtttttgttttttttgttttgccctggattgtatatagtgta
Proteins encoded in this region:
- the LOC132900110 gene encoding hemoglobin subunit alpha-2-like produces the protein MSLNAKDKAAVKAFFSKVSGNVEEIGNEVLSRTFVVYPQTKIYFSHWKDLSPGSAQVRKHGLTVMQGVLSAVEMIDDLRTGLLSLSELHAFRLRVDPSNFKIISHNMLVVFGMLFPKDFTPEVHVSVDKFLAQVSLALSEKYR